From Oncorhynchus masou masou isolate Uvic2021 chromosome 7, UVic_Omas_1.1, whole genome shotgun sequence, one genomic window encodes:
- the LOC135543466 gene encoding beta-1,3-galactosyltransferase 1-like: protein MPSKVSCLYLLTVVCWASALWYLSLSRPSTSYVGQLSIPIRQKTKLTKNVTFSNIRTRPLNPHSFDFVINEPKKCETEAPFLVILISTTHKEFDARQAIRETWGDESTFGDGVHVLTLFLLGRNTDPVLNQMVEQESQIFHDVVVEDFIDSYHNLTLKTLMGMRWVATFCPKAQYVLKTDSDIYVNMENLVYNLLKPASKPRRRYFTGYVINGGPIRDMRSKWYMPRDLYPETKYPPFCSGTGYVFSADVAELIYKTSLHTRLLHLEDVYVGLCLRKLGIHPFQNSGFNHWKMAYSLCRYRRVVTVHQISPEEMHRIWNDMTSKKHLKC from the coding sequence ATGCCTTCAAAGGTCAGCTGCTTATACTTGTTGACGGTCGTTTGCTGGGCTAGCGCTCTCTGGTACCTGAGTCTGTCCCGTCCCTCCACCTCCTACGTGGGCCAGCTGTCCATCCCCATCCGCCAGAAGACCAAGCTCACCAAGAACGTGACCTTCAGCAATATACGGACTCGGCCGCTCAACCCGCACTCCTTCGACTTTGTCATCAACGAGCCCAAGAAGTGTGAGACGGAGGCACCTTTCTTAGTCATCCTGATCAGCACCACCCACAAGGAGTTTGATGCACGTCAAGCAATTCGAGAGACGTGGGGCGACGAGAGCACGTTCGGCGATGGCGTTCACGTCCTCACACTCTTCCTGCTTGGGAGGAACACGGATCCGGTGCTCAACCAGATGGTGGAACAGGAGAGCCAGATCTTCCACGATGTTGTGGTGGAGGACTTCATAGACTCCTACCACAACCTCACCCTCAAGACCCTGATGGGCATGCGCTGGGTGGCCACCTTCTGCCCCAAGGCACAGTACGTCCTCAAGACGGACTCGGACATCTACGTTAACATGGAGAACCTGGTCTACAACCTCCTCAAGCCCGCCAGCAAGCCGCGGAGACGCTACTTCACGGGCTACGTCATCAACGGAGGTCCGATCAGAGACATGCGCAGTAAGTGGTACATGCCCAGAGACCTTTACCCTGAGACTAAGTACCCGCCTTTCTGTTCGGGCACGGGGTACGTGTTCTCGGCGGATGTGGCCGAGCTCATCTACAAGACGTCCCTGCACACCAGACTGCTCCACCTGGAGGATGTGTACGTGGGGCTGTGCCTTCGTAAACTGGGCATCCACCCCTTCCAGAACAGTGGCTTCAACCACTGGAAGATGGCCTACAGTCTGTGCCGCTACCGACGGGTCGTAACGGTCCACCAGATCTCCCCGGAGGAGATGCACCGCATCTGGAATGACATGACCAGCAAGAAACACCTCAAGTGTTAA